The following are encoded together in the Candidatus Woesebacteria bacterium genome:
- a CDS encoding NUDIX domain-containing protein has translation MNKTVSAGGVVINKNSNVLVVSQQGASWSLPKGHVNEGEDFFVAAKREVEEESGINDLQLVKELGSYERPRLDDPTEIKTIHMFLFKTEQMDLKPVDPENPEARWIKVDEVEQLLTAEKDKEFFRSIKFALINKNG, from the coding sequence ATGAACAAAACTGTTAGTGCGGGAGGAGTTGTTATCAATAAAAACAGTAACGTATTAGTGGTTAGTCAACAAGGAGCTTCGTGGTCTCTACCAAAAGGTCATGTTAACGAAGGTGAAGACTTTTTTGTGGCTGCAAAACGAGAAGTTGAAGAAGAATCTGGAATAAACGATTTGCAATTGGTAAAAGAACTTGGAAGTTATGAAAGACCAAGACTTGACGATCCTACAGAAATTAAGACTATCCATATGTTTTTATTTAAAACAGAACAAATGGATTTAAAACCCGTAGATCCAGAAAATCCAGAAGCCAGATGGATAAAGGTAGACGAGGTTGAACAATTGCTAACGGCAGAAAAAGACAAAGAGTTTTTTAGGAGTATTAAATTTGCATTAATCAACAAAAATGGCTGA
- a CDS encoding DUF523 domain-containing protein: protein MAEIEEYIIVSACLAGIPCNYKGEAKPNSQVVNLVSSGKAIPVCPECLGGLATPRVAAERKNEKVITKDGSDVTAEFRAGAQAVLQIARENGCKLAILKARSPSCGKCKIYDGTFSGNLVDRNGVTADLLVENGIEVKTEEEL, encoded by the coding sequence ATGGCTGAAATTGAAGAATATATAATAGTAAGTGCTTGTTTGGCTGGAATTCCTTGCAATTACAAAGGCGAGGCTAAACCCAATTCACAGGTTGTTAATTTAGTTTCATCGGGGAAAGCTATTCCAGTTTGTCCAGAATGTTTGGGTGGATTGGCAACTCCCCGTGTAGCAGCAGAACGAAAAAATGAAAAAGTCATTACTAAAGACGGATCAGACGTTACTGCAGAATTTAGAGCTGGAGCTCAAGCTGTTTTGCAAATTGCTAGAGAAAATGGATGTAAATTAGCAATTCTTAAAGCCAGATCCCCTTCTTGTGGTAAATGTAAAATTTATGATGGGACTTTTTCTGGTAACTTAGTGGACAGAAATGGTGTTACAGCAGATTTGTTAGTGGAAAACGGAATTGAGGTAAAAACGGAAGAAGAACTTTAA
- a CDS encoding sulfite exporter TauE/SafE family protein encodes MSEVITKHNEVGITKVIIGSVIYFFVQIFAAFFGGGTGILISYNLMSFFGLTILEVAATKIIPWFFLSVVSLVIFANNNFIDYKMGAVLFLGMTIGGYIGTHVAINKGDIWIKKLFYLLVAITVLKLLLF; translated from the coding sequence ATGTCTGAAGTAATCACCAAACATAATGAGGTTGGTATTACTAAGGTGATTATTGGCTCAGTCATTTATTTTTTTGTACAGATATTTGCTGCATTTTTTGGCGGAGGTACTGGCATATTAATCTCTTATAACTTAATGTCCTTTTTTGGTCTTACAATTCTCGAAGTTGCCGCAACTAAAATTATTCCGTGGTTTTTTCTTTCAGTAGTTTCTTTGGTAATTTTTGCAAATAATAATTTCATTGATTACAAAATGGGCGCAGTTCTTTTTCTGGGAATGACAATTGGTGGATACATTGGAACCCATGTCGCAATTAATAAAGGTGATATTTGGATAAAAAAATTATTTTATCTATTGGTTGCCATCACAGTTTTGAAACTACTGTTATTTTAA
- a CDS encoding endonuclease/exonuclease/phosphatase family protein, whose translation MSLEIISWNILSGGFSDYGSTEKNPKRIVNLARAIKELKPDIVSLVDTYRWTEVFTPDDLKHIFEYPCVQSVKLNDQRLIKKGHDNGITVFSRVAGTEIQTVCLATRNAIKTHIVGIDVFSVYFDDVSEDTRIKQTQTVLKLVDPNIPTIITGDLNTFDEQDLTETVNNLNELAQKYPGPMKSMEASLTEMERGEVTKLLVNNGFVDLGLSKGNTVPAKLFPLPTDEPILRIDYAFGNSQVKLEEFKVLTEEKYGNLSDHYPIWMKVSI comes from the coding sequence ATGTCGTTAGAAATCATATCTTGGAATATTTTAAGCGGTGGATTTAGCGATTATGGAAGCACCGAAAAAAATCCCAAGCGAATTGTTAATTTGGCTCGTGCCATTAAAGAACTAAAACCGGACATTGTTAGTCTTGTTGATACCTATCGTTGGACAGAAGTTTTTACACCAGATGATTTAAAACACATATTTGAATACCCCTGCGTACAATCCGTTAAACTTAATGATCAAAGATTAATAAAAAAGGGGCATGACAATGGCATTACTGTTTTCTCTCGAGTCGCTGGAACGGAAATTCAAACTGTTTGTCTTGCAACCAGAAATGCCATAAAAACCCACATTGTAGGAATAGATGTATTTTCTGTTTATTTTGATGATGTAAGTGAAGACACAAGGATTAAACAAACTCAGACCGTTTTAAAATTGGTTGATCCAAATATCCCAACCATAATTACGGGCGATTTAAATACTTTCGATGAGCAAGATTTAACTGAGACCGTAAATAATCTGAACGAACTTGCCCAAAAATACCCTGGCCCGATGAAAAGCATGGAAGCATCTCTTACTGAAATGGAAAGAGGAGAAGTAACTAAATTACTTGTAAATAATGGTTTTGTTGATTTGGGATTAAGTAAGGGAAATACTGTCCCTGCAAAATTGTTTCCTCTTCCAACCGACGAACCGATATTGAGGATTGATTATGCATTTGGAAACAGCCAAGTGAAATTAGAGGAATTCAAAGTATTAACTGAGGAAAAATATGGAAATCTCTCTGATCACTATCCAATTTGGATGAAAGTTTCAATTTAG